The Candidatus Dependentiae bacterium genome contains a region encoding:
- a CDS encoding CPBP family intramembrane metalloprotease: MAHACRLINKRSFWLLFTAISFVCIGYSIRYFPRAFPLVTIDLKMNRSGALTESATLTKKYHLGPDQSQQTTSFQTDYLVKTFVELEAGGKKAFVDMMEQKLYIPYTWQTRHFKEFEPHEVTTHFTPEGKPYGFYETLSENAPGANITKEKAQKIAEQYATQDWIIDLKKYKLVEASKEMRPSGRGDHTFVYQRHDIQIGDGFYRLRLRVSGDKFTELSHFVHVPEAFLLRYQQMRSANISISSAASMAVTILYTILGCIIGLFFLLRSGWAIWQLPLFWGALIAFLQFLVALNQLPLAWMIYDTALPMHTFLLQYIVNNLHSLIYSAFSYTIAFMAAESLTRKAFGHHPQFWRVWEKNIANSFEIFGRTVTGYLLVPIMMAYIVTLYAFTQQYLGWWTPSSQLLDPNILSNYFPWFSSIAISLKAGFWEECLFRAVPLASAALLGKRFGKKKWWVIFSFILQAIIFGAAHANYPAQPAYARLVELILPSFIFGGIYLAFGLLPSVIMHVIYDIVWFSLPLFISTASSARANQLLIIILSLIPIFIIAYYWIRNKNWSTLTDAVYNSSWQPIIESQKPHTYIEQKHIQFSKKIVYVLFVFGGLGCASYIRFTQFKQHAPALTITKQNTQNLAETTVKNQYTTDLNTSWSALNSVQSHFKHSTSQTQHRFIWQEGKEKVYNNFLNTHLMPPHWMTRFVKFTGPIIERAEEYQTFIGHDGNIIRTRHQLPETRSGAHLEEEQARTIVHNELKNYFNLDHMQLKEISAIATKHPMRKDWIFEFSDEKNYPLKTGQARIAISVAGDTVNDAYRYIHIPEEWEREERKKNTFRQVISNLCNLLIYALFLLGFSISLFRWSTGNFSSYYFLIGFLGIFTLFIGSLFNSWPQIITTFNTSEPFYNQVFRTFGFGAIYALIRSAIVALVVALTLGIKHRYTLYNKISSLFTGLCLGTFIAGLQATLSYFGPSLEPLWADYTALGNYFPIIAPTITALTKLTFASSLFLLLCTAIDQWTSGFTRNRFIGAFVLIIFTLIVTGLQMPTDYTFWVISGIILGTVITILYAFIIHFDHTVIPLIVGITTIAGLAQQAVFNAYPMALVAHLFASIFVLSISVLWWKQLNK, translated from the coding sequence ATGGCACACGCATGTCGCCTGATTAATAAGCGCTCATTCTGGTTATTATTTACCGCAATCAGCTTCGTCTGTATTGGTTATTCAATTCGCTACTTTCCTCGCGCTTTTCCACTAGTAACTATTGATCTAAAAATGAATCGCTCAGGAGCATTAACAGAAAGCGCCACTTTAACAAAAAAATATCACTTAGGCCCTGATCAAAGCCAACAAACAACATCCTTCCAGACAGATTATCTTGTCAAAACATTTGTAGAACTTGAAGCGGGCGGTAAAAAAGCGTTTGTCGATATGATGGAGCAAAAACTATACATACCGTATACTTGGCAAACACGCCACTTTAAAGAATTCGAACCACATGAAGTCACAACACATTTTACACCAGAAGGTAAACCATATGGATTTTATGAAACACTTTCAGAAAATGCTCCAGGAGCAAATATCACTAAAGAAAAAGCACAAAAAATAGCAGAACAATACGCAACACAAGATTGGATCATTGATTTAAAAAAGTATAAACTTGTTGAAGCATCAAAAGAAATGCGTCCAAGTGGAAGAGGCGATCACACTTTTGTATATCAACGTCACGACATACAAATTGGTGATGGATTTTATCGTTTGCGCTTACGTGTAAGCGGCGACAAGTTCACCGAACTTAGTCACTTTGTGCATGTACCGGAAGCATTCTTATTGCGTTATCAACAAATGCGTTCTGCAAATATTAGTATTTCCTCTGCTGCAAGTATGGCGGTAACAATTCTATATACTATTCTTGGCTGTATCATTGGACTATTTTTCTTATTGCGAAGTGGATGGGCTATATGGCAACTTCCACTTTTTTGGGGTGCTCTTATTGCTTTCTTACAATTCTTGGTTGCTCTCAACCAACTACCCCTTGCATGGATGATATATGATACCGCTCTTCCAATGCATACATTTTTGCTGCAGTATATTGTAAATAATTTACACTCACTAATATATTCAGCATTCTCATATACCATTGCTTTTATGGCAGCAGAAAGTCTAACACGGAAAGCGTTTGGTCATCATCCTCAGTTTTGGCGTGTGTGGGAAAAAAACATTGCAAACTCATTTGAGATTTTTGGCAGAACAGTCACTGGTTATTTACTTGTGCCAATTATGATGGCCTATATCGTTACTCTATATGCATTTACTCAACAATATTTGGGATGGTGGACACCATCATCTCAACTGCTTGACCCAAATATTTTATCAAACTATTTTCCGTGGTTCAGCTCCATTGCAATCTCGCTAAAAGCTGGTTTTTGGGAAGAATGTTTGTTTCGAGCAGTTCCACTTGCCAGCGCAGCACTACTTGGTAAACGATTTGGCAAAAAAAAGTGGTGGGTTATTTTTTCTTTTATATTACAAGCAATTATCTTTGGCGCCGCACACGCAAATTATCCTGCACAACCAGCATATGCACGATTAGTAGAGCTCATCTTACCATCATTTATATTCGGTGGTATTTATTTGGCCTTTGGCCTGTTACCATCTGTGATTATGCACGTCATATATGATATTGTATGGTTTTCACTTCCACTGTTTATTTCTACTGCATCAAGTGCACGTGCCAATCAGCTATTAATTATTATTCTTTCTCTTATTCCAATTTTTATAATTGCTTATTATTGGATACGTAATAAAAATTGGAGCACACTTACTGATGCCGTGTACAATAGTTCATGGCAACCAATCATCGAATCACAAAAGCCTCACACTTACATAGAACAAAAACACATTCAATTTTCCAAAAAAATAGTATATGTATTGTTTGTTTTTGGAGGTCTTGGGTGTGCTAGCTATATTAGATTTACACAGTTTAAGCAACACGCACCAGCACTCACCATTACAAAACAAAATACACAAAACCTTGCTGAAACCACTGTCAAAAATCAGTACACAACAGACCTTAATACGTCATGGTCTGCACTCAACAGTGTACAATCGCATTTCAAGCACAGTACCTCACAAACACAACACCGATTTATATGGCAAGAAGGAAAAGAAAAAGTATATAATAATTTCTTGAATACACATCTTATGCCACCCCACTGGATGACTCGTTTTGTAAAATTTACCGGCCCAATTATTGAACGAGCAGAAGAATATCAAACATTTATTGGACACGATGGTAACATCATCAGAACAAGGCATCAATTACCTGAAACGCGATCTGGAGCGCACCTTGAAGAAGAACAAGCTCGTACTATTGTACATAATGAGCTCAAAAATTACTTTAATTTAGATCACATGCAACTAAAAGAAATTTCCGCTATAGCTACAAAACATCCCATGCGTAAAGACTGGATATTCGAGTTCTCTGATGAGAAAAATTATCCACTTAAAACCGGACAAGCGCGTATCGCCATTTCTGTTGCAGGAGATACTGTAAATGACGCATACCGCTATATTCATATACCAGAAGAATGGGAACGTGAAGAACGGAAAAAAAATACGTTCCGTCAAGTTATCAGTAATCTATGTAACCTATTAATTTATGCATTATTCTTACTTGGCTTTAGTATCTCGTTGTTTCGCTGGAGTACCGGCAATTTTTCTTCCTATTATTTCTTAATTGGTTTTTTGGGTATTTTTACATTATTTATCGGCAGCTTATTCAATAGTTGGCCACAAATTATTACCACATTTAATACAAGCGAACCATTTTATAATCAAGTATTTCGCACCTTTGGGTTTGGCGCAATTTATGCGTTAATTCGTAGTGCGATTGTTGCGCTCGTTGTCGCCCTTACCCTTGGCATTAAACATCGCTATACCCTGTACAATAAAATTAGTTCATTGTTCACTGGTTTATGTTTAGGTACATTCATTGCTGGCCTACAAGCGACACTTTCATACTTTGGACCATCACTCGAACCGCTATGGGCGGATTACACCGCACTTGGAAACTATTTTCCTATTATTGCACCAACAATTACCGCACTGACAAAATTAACATTTGCTTCATCGTTATTTTTATTGTTATGCACAGCAATTGATCAATGGACATCAGGATTTACAAGAAACCGATTTATCGGCGCTTTTGTATTGATTATCTTCACACTAATTGTTACTGGATTGCAAATGCCAACAGATTATACCTTCTGGGTTATTTCTGGCATAATTCTTGGCACCGTTATTACAATACTTTATGCATTTATTATTCACTTTGACCACACAGTAATACCACTCATTGTTGGTATCACTACTATTGCAGGATTAGCACAACAAGCAGTATTTAATGCATATCCAATGGCACTTGTTGCGCATTTGTTTGCAAGCATTTTTGTACTGAGTATTTCTGTGTTGTGGTGGAAGCAATTGAATAAGTAA